From Lawsonia intracellularis PHE/MN1-00, the proteins below share one genomic window:
- a CDS encoding APC family permease produces MNIWNVVSIGIGSMVGAGIFALLGQAILLVGKNAFISFILAGIISLLSGYSYAKLASRYPSSSGILEYYNKGFSSKVISGGFSLLYLFTLAISISMVAKTFGLYLAVMISNNYQLSIPDSYLSDIFSTIIIITIFLLNTNIAKEVGKAETTLVGIKVIILSILVIAGLSTIDIDIIINKPSSSSFSIIGSVGLTFFAYAGFGMMTNASGEVKNPKKTIPRAIFIAILFVMFLYTTLCLVVLGNIPLEEIKKHADTAIAIAARPVLGNAGFFIISVVALLATASGINAMMFSGIRIAKGMAEKKQLPSIFLKKTKFIGNGTIGMTYSIIGIIIITNIFNLQSIANMASIIFLLCYLAVFIANWKLRKETQSLKLLIVIGIVSMSAILLSFIYTIIQTTPMTSILLLIFLVFSFLLEYFLIKYVT; encoded by the coding sequence ATGAATATTTGGAATGTTGTTTCTATTGGTATAGGATCAATGGTAGGAGCTGGAATATTTGCCCTATTAGGCCAAGCTATTCTTCTTGTTGGAAAAAATGCTTTTATTTCTTTTATTCTTGCAGGAATTATATCTTTACTATCAGGTTATTCATATGCAAAACTTGCATCAAGATACCCATCTTCATCTGGTATTTTAGAGTATTATAATAAAGGATTTTCATCAAAAGTGATTTCAGGAGGATTTTCTCTTTTATACCTGTTTACTCTTGCAATATCTATTTCAATGGTAGCTAAAACTTTTGGTTTATATCTTGCCGTAATGATATCTAATAACTACCAATTATCTATACCAGATAGTTATCTTTCAGACATCTTTTCTACAATCATTATCATTACTATTTTCCTTTTAAACACAAATATTGCTAAAGAAGTTGGAAAAGCTGAAACAACCCTTGTTGGAATCAAAGTAATTATCCTAAGTATATTAGTCATTGCAGGTCTTTCAACTATAGATATTGATATCATTATTAATAAACCATCAAGTTCTTCATTTAGTATAATAGGAAGTGTTGGATTAACATTCTTTGCTTATGCAGGCTTTGGAATGATGACTAATGCTTCAGGAGAAGTAAAAAATCCTAAAAAAACAATTCCTAGAGCTATTTTTATTGCTATCCTTTTTGTCATGTTTCTTTATACTACCTTATGTTTAGTTGTACTTGGTAATATTCCTTTAGAAGAAATAAAAAAACATGCAGATACAGCTATTGCTATTGCTGCACGGCCAGTTTTAGGTAATGCAGGATTCTTTATAATCTCTGTTGTAGCGTTACTTGCTACAGCTTCTGGTATTAATGCAATGATGTTTAGTGGGATAAGGATTGCTAAAGGTATGGCTGAAAAAAAACAACTACCATCTATCTTTTTGAAAAAAACAAAATTTATAGGTAATGGTACAATTGGAATGACATACTCAATCATAGGAATTATTATAATAACAAACATTTTTAACTTGCAATCGATAGCAAATATGGCTAGTATAATATTTTTGTTATGCTATTTAGCTGTATTTATTGCTAACTGGAAGCTTAGGAAAGAAACTCAATCTTTAAAATTGCTTATTGTTATTGGTATTGTTTCAATGTCTGCTATTTTACTTTCATTTATATATACAATTATTCAAACAACACCTATGACTTCTATTCTTCTTTTAATATTTTTAGTCTTTTCTTTCCTTTTAGAGTATTTTTTGATAAAGTATGTTACATAA